The Balnearium lithotrophicum genomic sequence TTATTTCCGGGAATCACGAAAGGAGAATCAGTAAAACAGTTGGGCTTGATATTATGAGGATGTTTTGTGCGAAGCTTGGAATAGAGGACAGATACTCTCCTAACTTTGTTGTTGTTAAGCTCCGTTTAAAGAATCTCTCTTATTTCATCGGAGCTCATCACGGAGTCGGAGGAGGGAGGCTAAAGGGTGGAAAGATAAATAACCTCCACAGGATGGGCGGAATTTTACCCAACGCTGACATAATCCTGATGGGACACACCCACGACTTCATTATGACCACGGATGTTAAGTACATTATAGATAAAAAGCACGATAGGATTAAAGAGCATAAAACTTATTACATCAACGTTCCCGCTTTCTTAAGCTACGGGGGTTATGGAGCAAGC encodes the following:
- a CDS encoding metallophosphoesterase — encoded protein: MKFLTYKTGKEEIELIPLSDLHLGSPESNLREIERVVRYIREKENARTILLGDLFETAIIGSKGDPYTADPIETEFRIAKELLKPIKDKILAVISGNHERRISKTVGLDIMRMFCAKLGIEDRYSPNFVVVKLRLKNLSYFIGAHHGVGGGRLKGGKINNLHRMGGILPNADIILMGHTHDFIMTTDVKYIIDKKHDRIKEHKTYYINVPAFLSYGGYGASYAYQPTISGAIKITLKDGSQSSKKNRIEISQF